A portion of the Chromobacterium sp. IIBBL 290-4 genome contains these proteins:
- a CDS encoding 2OG-Fe(II) oxygenase: protein MTLLQFDLDTVLDTLAEQGWIVLPQALPAELTANLRQACLQVWDEGRFHAAATGRADGQARRAEIRSDSVLWLDQVDELPAVRAYNAAMDEIMQAVNRGLYLGLAELESHFAVYPAGAFYKKHLDRFQDDDARTLTTVFYLNENWPADAGGQIRLYLDEACEQFIDVEPQAGTLVLFLSDRFWHEVLPARQQRLSVTGWYRRQGGSLPW from the coding sequence ATGACTCTGCTGCAATTCGATCTCGACACCGTTCTCGACACCCTGGCCGAACAAGGCTGGATCGTGCTTCCCCAGGCCTTGCCGGCGGAGCTGACCGCCAATTTGCGCCAAGCCTGCCTGCAAGTCTGGGACGAGGGGCGTTTCCACGCAGCCGCCACCGGCCGCGCCGATGGCCAGGCGCGCCGCGCAGAAATCCGTTCCGATTCGGTGCTGTGGCTGGACCAGGTGGACGAGTTGCCGGCGGTGCGGGCTTACAACGCGGCGATGGACGAGATCATGCAGGCGGTGAACCGCGGCCTGTATCTGGGCCTGGCCGAGCTGGAGTCGCACTTCGCCGTCTACCCGGCAGGCGCCTTCTATAAAAAGCACCTGGACCGCTTTCAAGACGACGACGCCCGCACCCTGACCACGGTGTTCTACCTCAACGAAAACTGGCCAGCCGACGCCGGCGGCCAGATCCGGCTGTATCTGGACGAGGCGTGCGAACAGTTCATCGACGTGGAGCCGCAGGCCGGCACGCTGGTGCTGTTCCTGTCCGACCGTTTCTGGCACGAGGTGTTGCCCGCCAGGCAACAACGTTTGTCCGTCACCGGCTGGTATCGCCGCCAAGGCGGCAGCTTGCCGTGGTGA
- a CDS encoding RidA family protein produces the protein MSNFNAVLARNSENAPSGMGKHSQTVAFSHYNNLSAQLPVNPETGRIVEGGVKEQAEQCFKNIQEVLKSIGHDMNDVVRITIFLKNISDLNVVGEVYSIHFSDYQPTLTTAAVAALPLGALVQVEALISNGEGTIPNAPQAGDLVKIASNTNNAPTSPLSTQSVAFSHYNNLSAQLPIDPQSGKLVAGGAKEQTSQCLRNIKAILENMDVPFDDIVKINIFLKNLSDIDSVNEAYRAFFPDSAIARAVAYVPARTVVAVSGLPMDALVQIEAVVSHGDGTPPQAVEDRHGIVIWANNTDCAPRCALSTQTVAFSHYNHLSAQLPLHPETRALVSGGIKPQAEQCLKNIQAIVESIGHSMNDVVKVNIFLKNMEDMGAMEEAYSAFFPGGIPARRTVGVTSLPHDALIQIDAVVANAEGTPPKA, from the coding sequence ATGAGTAACTTCAACGCGGTACTGGCAAGAAATTCGGAAAATGCGCCTTCTGGAATGGGAAAGCACTCCCAAACCGTAGCCTTCTCGCATTACAATAATTTGTCTGCTCAACTGCCAGTAAACCCTGAGACTGGGCGGATAGTCGAGGGCGGAGTAAAAGAGCAAGCCGAGCAATGCTTCAAGAATATCCAGGAGGTGTTGAAAAGCATCGGGCATGATATGAACGATGTGGTGAGGATCACCATCTTCTTGAAGAATATCTCGGATCTGAATGTGGTGGGCGAGGTTTACTCCATCCACTTCTCAGATTATCAGCCCACGCTGACGACTGCCGCCGTGGCGGCTTTGCCGCTGGGGGCCTTAGTGCAAGTCGAGGCGCTGATTTCCAATGGCGAGGGCACGATACCGAATGCGCCGCAAGCTGGCGATCTCGTTAAAATCGCCAGCAATACCAATAATGCGCCGACCAGCCCGCTGTCCACTCAATCGGTCGCTTTTTCCCACTACAATAATCTCTCCGCTCAATTGCCGATTGATCCGCAATCGGGGAAGCTGGTTGCTGGCGGCGCGAAAGAGCAAACGAGCCAATGTCTAAGAAATATAAAAGCCATTCTGGAAAATATGGATGTGCCGTTTGACGATATCGTCAAAATCAATATTTTCCTAAAAAACCTGTCGGATATCGATTCCGTCAACGAAGCTTACCGCGCCTTCTTTCCCGATTCCGCCATCGCCCGCGCGGTAGCCTATGTTCCGGCTCGGACGGTGGTGGCGGTATCCGGCCTGCCTATGGATGCCTTGGTCCAGATCGAAGCCGTGGTGTCGCATGGCGACGGCACGCCGCCGCAAGCGGTGGAAGACAGGCATGGCATTGTGATTTGGGCGAATAACACCGATTGCGCGCCGCGTTGCGCCTTATCTACGCAAACAGTGGCTTTCTCCCATTACAACCATCTCTCCGCGCAATTGCCTTTGCATCCTGAAACCAGGGCGCTGGTGTCCGGCGGCATCAAGCCGCAGGCCGAACAGTGTTTGAAGAATATTCAGGCTATTGTGGAAAGCATTGGCCACTCGATGAATGATGTGGTCAAGGTCAATATTTTCCTTAAAAATATGGAGGATATGGGCGCGATGGAAGAGGCGTACTCGGCCTTCTTCCCAGGCGGCATCCCGGCGCGCCGGACGGTTGGCGTTACCTCTTTGCCGCATGATGCCTTGATTCAGATCGATGCCGTGGTGGCGAACGCCGAAGGCACGCCGCCAAAAGCCTAA
- a CDS encoding alpha/beta fold hydrolase: MEKLQQDLYVPVGGGERLYLKRIGREGGEPVLMVHGVMANGRIFYTDSGKGLAHFLADVGYDVYVADLRGRGKSTPKISRASRHGQTETICEDLPALHAFIRRKSEGRKLHWIAHSWGGVHMSSCLARFPGIAAEVASVVYFGAKRSVRVKNLNKLIEVDFMWNTASRWLIKAFGYLPARRIRLGADDESDKSHLQSKLWAQPKPWVDSDDGFDYAAAARASRLPPVLYFAAANDPCRGHPEDVRRFRDESGPHVSCLHLLARRTGHQHDYNHVSLLTHKDAPQDHFPMVLDWLAERRDKVLENY, encoded by the coding sequence ATGGAGAAACTGCAGCAGGATCTGTATGTGCCGGTGGGCGGCGGCGAGCGGCTGTATCTGAAGCGCATCGGCCGCGAAGGCGGCGAGCCGGTGCTGATGGTGCATGGGGTGATGGCGAATGGCCGGATTTTCTACACCGATTCCGGCAAGGGGCTGGCGCATTTTCTGGCCGACGTCGGCTACGACGTCTATGTGGCGGATCTGCGCGGCCGCGGCAAGAGCACGCCCAAGATCAGCCGCGCTTCGCGCCATGGCCAGACCGAAACCATCTGCGAGGACCTGCCGGCGCTGCATGCCTTCATCCGCCGCAAAAGCGAAGGCCGCAAGTTGCACTGGATCGCCCATTCCTGGGGCGGCGTGCATATGTCGAGTTGCCTGGCGCGCTTTCCCGGCATCGCCGCGGAGGTGGCCAGCGTGGTCTATTTCGGCGCCAAGCGCAGCGTGCGGGTCAAGAATCTGAACAAGCTGATCGAAGTGGACTTCATGTGGAACACCGCCTCGCGCTGGTTGATCAAGGCGTTCGGCTATCTGCCGGCGCGGCGCATCCGGCTGGGAGCGGACGACGAAAGCGACAAGAGCCACCTGCAAAGCAAGCTGTGGGCGCAGCCCAAGCCCTGGGTGGACAGCGATGACGGCTTCGATTACGCCGCCGCGGCGCGGGCCAGCCGTCTGCCGCCGGTATTGTACTTCGCCGCCGCCAATGATCCCTGCCGCGGCCATCCGGAAGACGTGCGCCGCTTCCGCGACGAATCCGGTCCGCATGTATCCTGCCTGCACTTGCTGGCGCGCCGCACCGGCCACCAGCATGACTACAACCACGTTTCGCTGCTGACCCACAAGGACGCGCCGCAAGACCATTTCCCCATGGTATTGGACTGGTTGGCCGAGCGGCGGGACAAGGTCTTGGAAAATTACTGA
- a CDS encoding MFS transporter encodes MRSPTVRRVLLSSFLLSLSRAVISPLLVLALGKQLQLSVQATGTLLAAVLLVSALFGLYGGYWLDRLPRGPALRGAAVLMAAGSALLPYGHSYVTVVTALAAGELAMVVYGIAVKAILSDVVAEQWRSKAFSMRYTLANVAWALGPMLCSLMLFWSELAPYWLGGAIALAGLAVQPRLPQRRHDPAALPDGFAATLRTLAGDRVLVWFTISSLFAYVVYGRFSGYLPLFLLTRMDEAEAMRWMSALISCNAVTVVLFQYPLGRLLKPQRLMRAIVGGFLLIGAGMLWVGWAESLAAMCAAIVLFTLGEIVLVPAEYLYIDAIAPDALKGSYYGAQNLASLGGALGPAMAGVLLSRGPSWVMFAMLALLCAAGAALALYCERLRLQQRQAGSAFPLPGSLS; translated from the coding sequence ATGCGTTCTCCGACGGTGCGGCGCGTGCTGCTGTCTTCTTTTCTTTTGTCCCTGTCGCGGGCGGTGATCTCGCCGCTATTGGTGCTGGCGCTGGGCAAGCAATTGCAGCTGTCGGTGCAGGCCACCGGCACGCTGCTGGCCGCCGTGCTGCTGGTCTCGGCTTTGTTCGGCCTCTACGGCGGCTATTGGCTGGACCGGCTGCCGCGCGGTCCGGCCTTGCGCGGCGCGGCGGTATTGATGGCGGCGGGGAGCGCGCTGCTGCCCTATGGCCACAGCTATGTGACGGTGGTGACGGCGCTGGCAGCGGGCGAGCTGGCAATGGTGGTGTACGGCATCGCGGTGAAGGCGATACTCAGCGACGTGGTGGCGGAGCAGTGGCGCAGCAAGGCATTCTCGATGCGCTACACGCTGGCCAATGTGGCCTGGGCGCTGGGGCCGATGCTGTGCAGCCTGATGCTGTTCTGGAGCGAATTGGCGCCTTATTGGCTGGGCGGGGCCATCGCGCTGGCCGGTCTGGCCGTGCAGCCCAGGCTGCCGCAGCGGCGCCATGATCCGGCGGCGCTGCCAGACGGCTTCGCCGCCACGCTGCGCACGCTGGCCGGCGACCGGGTGCTGGTGTGGTTCACCATCAGCAGCCTGTTCGCCTACGTAGTGTATGGGCGTTTTTCCGGCTATCTGCCGCTGTTCTTGCTGACGCGGATGGACGAGGCCGAGGCGATGCGCTGGATGTCGGCGCTGATCAGCTGCAATGCTGTCACCGTGGTGCTGTTCCAATATCCGTTGGGACGGCTGCTGAAGCCGCAGCGGCTGATGCGCGCCATCGTCGGGGGTTTTTTGCTGATCGGCGCGGGCATGCTGTGGGTGGGCTGGGCGGAGAGCCTGGCGGCGATGTGCGCGGCCATCGTCTTGTTCACGCTGGGCGAGATCGTGCTGGTGCCGGCCGAATACCTGTATATCGACGCCATCGCGCCGGACGCGCTGAAGGGCAGCTATTACGGCGCGCAGAACCTGGCCTCGCTGGGCGGCGCGCTGGGGCCGGCGATGGCGGGCGTGCTGCTGTCGCGCGGACCGTCGTGGGTGATGTTCGCCATGCTGGCGCTGCTGTGCGCGGCCGGCGCGGCGCTGGCGCTCTACTGCGAGCGGCTGCGTTTGCAACAGCGGCAGGCGGGTTCGGCTTTTCCTTTGCCGGGTTCTTTGTCATGA
- the eutC gene encoding ethanolamine ammonia-lyase subunit EutC, giving the protein MTEKQNPITEDGWGELSRLTAARIALGRAGNSLPCRETLRFALAHAQARDAVHTPLDVAALAGELAADSHRAIDIHSAASSRAEYLQRPDLGRKLDDASRARLQAEADKGCDLLILIADGLSSRAPALHAAPLLRELLPRVREMGLRVGPLLIAREARVALGDEAGEIMGARMTAMLIGERPGLSSPDSLGLYLTAAPRGGRSDAERNCISNVRPDGLPYPLAAFKLAWLINAALRQPTGVALKDGSAGDPRWAALAARQASLAKG; this is encoded by the coding sequence ATGACTGAGAAGCAGAATCCGATCACCGAAGACGGCTGGGGCGAGCTATCCCGCCTCACCGCCGCCCGCATCGCCCTAGGCCGCGCCGGCAACAGCCTGCCATGCAGAGAAACGCTGCGCTTCGCGCTGGCCCACGCCCAGGCGCGCGACGCAGTGCACACCCCGCTGGATGTGGCGGCATTGGCGGGAGAACTGGCTGCCGACAGCCATCGCGCCATCGACATCCACAGCGCGGCAAGCAGCCGCGCCGAATACCTGCAGCGGCCGGATCTGGGCCGCAAACTGGATGATGCCAGCCGCGCCCGGCTGCAGGCCGAAGCGGACAAAGGCTGCGATCTGCTGATCCTCATCGCCGACGGCCTGTCTTCGCGCGCGCCGGCCCTGCACGCCGCTCCGCTGCTGCGCGAGCTGCTGCCGCGGGTGCGGGAAATGGGTTTGCGCGTCGGCCCGCTGCTGATCGCGCGCGAAGCGCGGGTGGCGCTGGGCGACGAGGCCGGGGAAATCATGGGAGCGAGAATGACGGCGATGCTGATAGGCGAACGCCCCGGCCTGAGCTCGCCGGACAGCCTGGGCCTGTACCTGACCGCCGCGCCCCGCGGCGGCCGCAGCGACGCCGAGCGCAACTGCATCTCCAATGTGCGGCCGGACGGCCTGCCCTATCCCTTGGCGGCGTTCAAGCTGGCCTGGCTGATCAACGCCGCCTTGCGCCAGCCCACCGGCGTGGCGCTGAAGGATGGCAGCGCGGGAGATCCGCGCTGGGCGGCGCTGGCGGCGAGGCAGGCCAGCCTAGCCAAAGGCTGA
- a CDS encoding GNAT family N-acetyltransferase, with protein MSTLLPASFSDVRLSTERLMLRPFCPDDAEALFRMHSDPEFMRYWSCEPWASPRRADELIQNDLRELAAGEHVRLGIFFRNESDLIGTCSLFHLSPQCRRAEVGYGIRPDYWRQGYMSEAVGALIDFAFGALGLNRLEADIDPRNVASARSLEKLGFAREGLLRERWIVGNEVSDSALYGLLAKDWLGEAKV; from the coding sequence ATGTCCACGCTCTTGCCCGCTTCTTTTTCTGATGTGCGATTGTCCACTGAGCGGTTGATGCTCAGGCCGTTTTGCCCGGACGATGCCGAGGCGCTGTTCCGCATGCATTCCGATCCTGAGTTCATGCGCTACTGGAGTTGCGAGCCGTGGGCTTCGCCGCGGCGAGCCGATGAATTAATCCAGAACGATCTGCGCGAGCTTGCGGCTGGAGAGCATGTGCGGTTGGGGATTTTCTTTCGAAATGAGTCGGACCTGATCGGCACCTGTTCGCTTTTCCATTTGTCGCCGCAGTGCCGTCGCGCCGAAGTGGGTTACGGCATTCGGCCGGATTATTGGCGGCAAGGTTATATGTCCGAGGCGGTAGGCGCGCTGATCGATTTTGCTTTCGGCGCCTTGGGGCTCAATCGGCTGGAGGCCGACATCGACCCCAGGAATGTCGCGTCGGCGCGTAGCCTGGAAAAGTTAGGCTTTGCGCGGGAGGGCCTGCTGAGGGAGCGCTGGATAGTCGGCAATGAGGTTTCCGATTCCGCGTTGTACGGGCTGCTGGCCAAGGACTGGCTCGGCGAGGCCAAAGTCTGA